The genome window ACCTACGACGAACTTCAATACGAAGTGTGGAAGGACGATGTCATGACCGACAACGCCATTCGTTCTTTAGTGTTAAGCTTGCGTAAAAAGCTTCCCAAAGACCTCATCGTTAACCTCTCAGGCATCGGATACAAGCTTGAAACGTAGCTTAACGCTTCTTTTTTGCCTTTTTAGCACCTTGGTAGCCTCGGGCTATCGGTTGGATGATAGCGCTTCTTTGGCCCTTCAAACCCGCCATCCCGACTCACACATCAAGGTTTTTTTACCCACCATGCCCTACCTTTACCTCTCCAAACTCGTCAATGGCACCTTAGTGCGCTCCAGTGACTCTTCGCAGGGGTGGGAGTACATGATGGCCCACTCCCACCGTCAGCTCTCCCCTACGGTGTATGACTTTTTTTTGGTTGAAGGAGCGGTGTTTCAAGATGGCTCGCCCTTTGATGCGGATGCGGTGCTTGAGAACTTTGCGTCCATGCGCAAAAGCCCTTTTCGGTATTCTGATTTGTTTTCGCGTTTGGACCGTGTTGAGAAGATTTCCCCTTTACATGTAAGGTTTACGCTCACTCAGCCTTATGAACTGTTTATGTTTGATTTGACCATGGTCAACCTCTACACCAGTACCTACCTAGAACACTACGGCTGGGGATTCAAAGGCGCTTCGACGTCCAATAGCATGAAACACCCCGGACCCTACGGACTTGGGCCTTACATTCTCAAAGAAGGGTTTGCTACGGGTGGGGAGCAAACCCCCGTCATTGAACTAGAAGCCAACCCGCACTACTATGACCCGCGCTTGCCCTACATCCAAAAAATCACTATCTACACCGAACTTGGTACCGAAGCGGTCTTAGAGGCTGCGCTGGAGAGGGAGGGCAGCTTAGACATCGCACCCATTCCTTTTAACCGCAAAACCGAAGCCGTGCTTTCCCCTTACGCCAAACTCATCACCCATCCCTCAACCCACAACATTTCGGTTTATTTCAACATGCTCAAACCCCGTGGCGTGCTAAAGGACAAAGCCGTACGCATCGCGCTCAATGAGGCCATCAACCAAGAAAATCTTTTAAAGTTTGTCTACAAAAACGAAGGGCGCATCGCCCCCACTGCCGCCACACGCAACTACGCCTCGGTGGAAACAGCCACCCAAGACTTGCCCACCCACTTTGAACGCGCCGCGGCGGCGCCTGATGCGAAAGAACGCACCAAAAAACGGCGAGAGATTTTAGAAGGGCTAACCCTAAAAGTGTACACCCTTGAGCGCTTTATGTTTTTATGGAAAGGCATCGAATACCAACTGAGCCAATACGGCGTACGCCTTGAGTACGAAACCACCACCAGCGAAAAAGAGCTGTACGCCCAACTGCTCACCAACCGTGAAAGCCCAAAAAACTGGGATATTTTAGCGTGGGGGAATGATGACTGGTGCAGTAACCACCCGTGGACGGTCTTTTTTAATTACCGTACTGATGATGTGTGGTCGACCATCGACGAAGATGCGCCCCTCCAAGGGTTACTGCAAGAGTTTTTCACTCTGCCGTACAATTCCCCTGCCTTTGTCCAAAGTGTGGGACGCATCACCAAGCGAGCGTACGAGGAAGCTTACATGCTCTTTGTACCCTCACCCAACATCGTCTTAGCGGTCAATAAAGAAGTCAGTTACACCCCCTCCGCGGTGTTACTCATGCCCTTATGGGAAGCAAAAATCACCCCTTACCATTGGTCGATTCGCCAAGGCGCATACCCAAGTGCTAGGCATTTGCCCATCCGCCCTAACGCGCACCTTTTTGAAGAAAGGCCCTAAGTGTCGTACCTTCGCATTCGCACCAAGTTTATCCTCATTGGCGCTATCGGGTTTTTGACCCTCTTGTCCTTAGTGGGCTTGGCCTTTAACATCGGCAGGCTTGGCATTGACAGCCTTGACCACGTGTTTCAAGACTCCAAAAATGTCCAAACCCTTCAGCAAGAGTTCATCGCCCCTTTGTTTTACCTCAGAGAGCTTTCTCTCTCTCTTGTGGTTGCACCCAATGAAGATTTTCGCCAAGAAATCGAAAGGGCGCTAGAGCCTCTGCTTGGCACCTTGGATGCAAAAATGAGCGCCCAAGAAGAGGTCATCGCCAAAGAGTGGCGCGCCTACAAAACCCAACTTGCCCAAACCCGCACGTTTATCCATGAAGACTTTGAAGAGGGGGCATTTATCAACGCAAATACGGGAGAGCGCGAACAATTTTACGTGCTTGCCTCGGCCTTACAAAAAGCCCAAGCAAAACAGCTTGATACCTCTTCTAATACCTACTTAGACGCCAAAGAAAGGATTGACAACACCCGCTGGACCATTGTCATCATCTCCGTCCTTTTAAGCCTTTTGAGCCTTACTCTTGGGTGGTTGGTGATTCGCAAGATTGCCCTGAGCATTGAGCGGGTAAAGTCGGGATTGCTCGAGTTTTTTGAGTTTTTTAAACACAAAACCATGACCAAAAAACCCATCGCCATCGCCCTTGACTCCCACGATGAGTTGGGAGAAATGGCGCGGGCCATCAACGTGGAAATCGACGCGGCCAAAGACGCGCTCAAACAAGACATGGAGTTCATCGAATCTGCGACCCAAATGCTCCAAGCCCTCAAAGGCGGGGATTTGCAAAAACGCCTTGACGCACAGGCCAAAACCCATGAACTCAATGCGCTCAAAGAAGTTATCAATCACATGGTGGATGATTTGGAGCACAAAATCCAACAAGAAATCAGCCGCCGCACCGACCAAGAAAAACTCCTCATCCAACAATCAAAACTCGCCTCCATGGGAAATATGATTGGCAATATCGCCCACCAATGGCGTCAACCTCTTGGGGAGCTAAACGCCATCTTGATGAACCTAGAAACCCGCCACAAATTTAACCAATTTGACGGGGCATTTTTGGAGCATTGCGTGAAAGAGTGCAACACCATCACCGCGTACATGTCCCGCACCATCACGGACTTTCAAAACTTTTTTAAACCTTCTAAAACCAAAGAGTTTTTCAACGTGGTCACCGCGTGCAAGAGTGCGGGGGGCATCCTTGCCTCTTCCCTAAAGCACCACAACATCGCCCTAGAGTGGGACATCGTCAAAGAGTACGAAGTGCTTGGCTACCCCAATGAATTTTCCCAAGCCTTTTTAAACATCCTCTCCAACGCCAAAGACGCGCTCACCTCACGCCTCATTGCGCGGCCAAAAATCCGCATCAGCATCAGTGAAGGCGCCCAGTGCGTGCTCATCAGAGTGGAAGACAACGCAGGCGGCATCCAAGAGGAGCATTTGGAGCGGGTGTTTGAGCCTTACTTTACGACCAAACATGCCAAGCAAGGTACGGGCATCGGGCTGTACATGTGCAAAACCATCATCGAAAACAATATGGATGGCTACCTCAACGTAGCCAACACGCCCGAGGGCGCGTGCTTTACTATCAAGCTTAACAAATAGCCATTTTTTCCCTACGAACCGCGTCAAAAAGGCGGTACACTCTTTTAAAAAAGGAGATCCCATGCGCGCCATGCTTGCTCTGTTTTTGGGTCTTTTTCTAGGCGGTTGCGCCCAAAGACATCCCGAACTCCCCACGGTCTTACATGTAAACCTTGAACGCTACGCAGGCACATGGTACGAGATAGCCCGTTACGAAAACCGTTTTGAAAAAGGATGCATCGGCGCCACAGCCACCTACACCCAAGAAGGAAAGCGCTTGCGTGTGGTAAACCGCTGTTTTGACGCACAGGGCACGCAAATTGGCGAAGCCAAAGGCGTGGCGAAGCTGGCCTCACCCTTTGACACCGCCAAACTCAAAGTAAGCTTTTTTCGCCCCTTTTACGGCGACTACTGGGTACTAAAGCTAGCGGATGATTACCGCTACGCGCTCATCGGCGAACCTTCACGAAAATACTTCTGGATACTCGCCCGCGAAAAAGCCTTACATGTAAAGGACAAAGAAGAGATTTTAGCCCACATGAAAACCCTAGGCTACGACCCAGAAAAGCTTTTTTGGACGCGGTATCCGTAGCCTTACATGTAAAGGGTTTTAGCGAGGACTAGTCGAGTGCTTCTAGAATGAGTTGGTCTATTTCTTTTTCGCTTAAGGTTTCAAAGTCACTTTTGTCGTAAATGTAGATAAGGTAGAGTTCGTTGTTGAGGAGCTTTAAATAGGAGATGAGCCTGTAGCCACCGCTCTTGCCAGTGCGTTTATCGGAATTTGAAATGCGCGCTTTGTAGACGCCACTACCTAAATAAACACCTAAATCCTCTTCTGTTTTGATGCCATCAACAAAAGCAAGCCAATCTTTGTCGATATTGCGAAACTTTCTTTTTAAATTTTTGACAGCTTTGGCAAAAACGCTGGTGTCTTTAACAGTCAGGTTATGGAGCGGTTTCACTCGATAACTCTTATTACTTTTGAGCGCCCTTCTTCAATGTCCAACAAGGCTTGCTTGATGTTTTTTTGCAACACCCGAGCCTCTTCTTTGTTTTTGCTTTCAATTTTTACAGCCTTTTTGGGAAGCATATCTAAAAGAACTAAGAATTTATCAAAATAATCATCGCGTATTTTCAAGGTCAACGTTTTCATGTTTAGTCCTCATGTAAAATCAGTCTCAATTTTGAAGGATTATAGCATATTTGCAAAGCCCAAAACGAGGAGCTAGAAAAGCTTTTTTGGACACAGTATCCGTAACCTTACATGTAAAGGGTTTTGGCAAACATCAAGCTACTTTGCCTATAATGTTTTTTCTATAAACTTCATGAAAAACAGACACTAGGAAACCTTTGATGTTTGAACAAACCTTTAAAAACATAGATGGCCCAGAAAAAGACCACGCCAACATAAACAACTATAAAGGGATAAAGAAGCTAGAAAAACTCTCTCATAGATAACAAAACTTCCAAAAAAAAGTTTGTGAATATACGAGATAAAAATTATTGAGGATAGTTTTAACAAATGACACTAGATGAAGCATTGCAAAAAGCCAAAGATACAAAACAAAGTGTTCTTGCATCTTTAGGTGGTATCACGTCAAGCTCCACAATAAAAGATTTGATTGTTGTTTCTTATTTAGCACTTGTAAAACAACATCATGCTTCAGTTATTTTACTTATCGAAAATAATCTCCATAGCTCAGCAGTTGCACTTTCTCGTCCACTGCTTGAGGCTTGCTATAGGTGCTTGTGGGTTCAGCTTGTAGCAGACAATGATGAGTGTGAGAAAATCAAGACTCCAGATTATGATTGGAAACAAACTTGGAAATTAGCTAAAGAAGTTGATGGTGCATTATGTGGAGGAGTTTTTCATAGTATTTGTCAAAGAAATATTGGAGTCTTAAATGATTTTACCCATGGAGGGCTAGAACAAATATCAAGACAAATCAATTATAGCACTTATATAGTAGAACCAACCTTTTCAGATGAAGAGCTGATAGTGCTGTTAGTTTCTTCAAATGCTCAATTAGCTATGACCCTCTTGGCTTTTGCATTAAATATCAATGATAAAAAATTAATAGAATTTGCACAAAAACCACTCCTCGAAGAATAAATAATGAGCTTGCCTGAACTTATCTCAAAACACCAAGCGCATCTTCTACATGTAACCGATGCCTACCATGGGGTTGAAGAAAAATACGCCCTTTTAGACCCGATGCTTTTTGATACAAACTTATCCCAAAAACACAACAATCGAGGGTTTGAAGTCTTACGCCAGAGCCTCTTTTTTGCCTGCGTGGTGGACATTGTCAATATCGTTTGTAAAAAAGGTGGCAATAAAACGCCAAGCATAGAAGGCATAAGTTCCATATTTTGCAATCGAGAACTTTTAAAATACTTCCATGATGCAATCGTAAATGCGGATGCTTTTGTGGGATTTTCTAAGACACAAGAAAAACAGAGTCACGGTTTTT of Sulfurospirillum tamanense contains these proteins:
- a CDS encoding DUF6988 family protein — translated: MTLDEALQKAKDTKQSVLASLGGITSSSTIKDLIVVSYLALVKQHHASVILLIENNLHSSAVALSRPLLEACYRCLWVQLVADNDECEKIKTPDYDWKQTWKLAKEVDGALCGGVFHSICQRNIGVLNDFTHGGLEQISRQINYSTYIVEPTFSDEELIVLLVSSNAQLAMTLLAFALNINDKKLIEFAQKPLLEE
- a CDS encoding sensor histidine kinase, whose protein sequence is MSYLRIRTKFILIGAIGFLTLLSLVGLAFNIGRLGIDSLDHVFQDSKNVQTLQQEFIAPLFYLRELSLSLVVAPNEDFRQEIERALEPLLGTLDAKMSAQEEVIAKEWRAYKTQLAQTRTFIHEDFEEGAFINANTGEREQFYVLASALQKAQAKQLDTSSNTYLDAKERIDNTRWTIVIISVLLSLLSLTLGWLVIRKIALSIERVKSGLLEFFEFFKHKTMTKKPIAIALDSHDELGEMARAINVEIDAAKDALKQDMEFIESATQMLQALKGGDLQKRLDAQAKTHELNALKEVINHMVDDLEHKIQQEISRRTDQEKLLIQQSKLASMGNMIGNIAHQWRQPLGELNAILMNLETRHKFNQFDGAFLEHCVKECNTITAYMSRTITDFQNFFKPSKTKEFFNVVTACKSAGGILASSLKHHNIALEWDIVKEYEVLGYPNEFSQAFLNILSNAKDALTSRLIARPKIRISISEGAQCVLIRVEDNAGGIQEEHLERVFEPYFTTKHAKQGTGIGLYMCKTIIENNMDGYLNVANTPEGACFTIKLNK
- a CDS encoding ABC transporter substrate-binding protein translates to MKRSLTLLFCLFSTLVASGYRLDDSASLALQTRHPDSHIKVFLPTMPYLYLSKLVNGTLVRSSDSSQGWEYMMAHSHRQLSPTVYDFFLVEGAVFQDGSPFDADAVLENFASMRKSPFRYSDLFSRLDRVEKISPLHVRFTLTQPYELFMFDLTMVNLYTSTYLEHYGWGFKGASTSNSMKHPGPYGLGPYILKEGFATGGEQTPVIELEANPHYYDPRLPYIQKITIYTELGTEAVLEAALEREGSLDIAPIPFNRKTEAVLSPYAKLITHPSTHNISVYFNMLKPRGVLKDKAVRIALNEAINQENLLKFVYKNEGRIAPTAATRNYASVETATQDLPTHFERAAAAPDAKERTKKRREILEGLTLKVYTLERFMFLWKGIEYQLSQYGVRLEYETTTSEKELYAQLLTNRESPKNWDILAWGNDDWCSNHPWTVFFNYRTDDVWSTIDEDAPLQGLLQEFFTLPYNSPAFVQSVGRITKRAYEEAYMLFVPSPNIVLAVNKEVSYTPSAVLLMPLWEAKITPYHWSIRQGAYPSARHLPIRPNAHLFEERP
- a CDS encoding lipocalin family protein, whose amino-acid sequence is MRAMLALFLGLFLGGCAQRHPELPTVLHVNLERYAGTWYEIARYENRFEKGCIGATATYTQEGKRLRVVNRCFDAQGTQIGEAKGVAKLASPFDTAKLKVSFFRPFYGDYWVLKLADDYRYALIGEPSRKYFWILAREKALHVKDKEEILAHMKTLGYDPEKLFWTRYP
- a CDS encoding AbiU2 domain-containing protein — protein: MSLPELISKHQAHLLHVTDAYHGVEEKYALLDPMLFDTNLSQKHNNRGFEVLRQSLFFACVVDIVNIVCKKGGNKTPSIEGISSIFCNRELLKYFHDAIVNADAFVGFSKTQEKQSHGFWENVTKTKTKIDCLLHSPKLEAFETIRDKRIAHLELKKSGDDYELLDISTLGLKWGDIKSMLAEMQSIIINLNQIMTGATIITRDKINQTMRDEFWEQNK
- a CDS encoding type II toxin-antitoxin system RelE/ParE family toxin, with protein sequence MKPLHNLTVKDTSVFAKAVKNLKRKFRNIDKDWLAFVDGIKTEEDLGVYLGSGVYKARISNSDKRTGKSGGYRLISYLKLLNNELYLIYIYDKSDFETLSEKEIDQLILEALD